A region from the Brassica napus cultivar Da-Ae chromosome C8, Da-Ae, whole genome shotgun sequence genome encodes:
- the LOC106416056 gene encoding thioredoxin-like fold domain-containing protein MRL7, chloroplastic gives MNLPVVACIAPRTPMLHTGLNSRSSDTNRSSTLFFTARIPSRNLKPLAAVSSDSAPDPEPNLKPKKEATESEKFPTKVPRKPKRGRRSEADAVEDFVRSSLEKTFSSIREQNPEVFENKEKASFIKDRAEESEGEMVVEEEDPDWPVDTDVGWGIKASEYFDTHPIKNVVGEDGTVIDWEGEIDDSWVKEINCLEWESFAFHPSPLVVLVFERYKRASDNWKTLKELEKAIKVYWDAKDRLPPRAVKIDLNIETDLAYALKAKECPQILFLRGNRILYREKEVRSADELVQMIAHFYYKAKRPSWIDKANVTPYC, from the exons atgaatcTTCCAGTAGTAGCTTGCATCGCGCCAAGAACTCCGATGCTTCACACCGGCTTGAATTCAAGATCTTCCGACACGAACCGCAGTTCAACACTGTTTTTCACGGCGAGGATACCATCACGGAACTTGAAACCTCTCGCAGCTGTTTCGTCTGATTCCGCACCCGACCCTGAACCCAACCTCAAACCGAAGAAGGAAGCTACGGAGAGcgagaaatttccgacgaagGTCCCGCGTAAACCGAAGCGCGGGCGACGGAGCGAAGCGGACGCCGTGGAGGATTTCGTGAGAAGCTCCCTCGAGAAGACGTTCTCCAGCATACGAGAGCAGAATCCAGAAGTTTTCGAGAACAAGGAGAAGGCGAGTTTCATCAAGGACAGAGCGGAGGAAAGCGAAGGAGAGATGGTGGTGGAAGAGGAAGATCCAGATTGGCCTGTGGATACGGATGTTGGATGGGGAATCAAAGCTTCGGAGTACTTCGATACGCATCCCATCAAGAACGTGGTGGGAGAAGACGGGACTGTGATCGACTGGGAAGGCGAGATTGATGACAGCTGGGTCAAAGAGATTAACTGTTTGGAGTGGGAAAGCTTCGCCTTTCACCCTAGCCCTCTCGTCGTCCTCGTATTCGAGCGGTACAAGAG GGCTAGTGATAATTGGAAGACATTGAAGGAGCTCGAGAAGGCGATCAAAGTTTACTGGGATGCAAAAGATCGATTACCTCCACGG GCGGTTAAGATTGACTTGAACATCGAGACAGATTTGGCTTATGCTCTTAAAGCCAAGGAATGTCCACAGATTCTGTTTTTACGGGGAAACCGGATTCTGTACAGGGAGAAAG AGGTTCGTTCGGCCGATGAATTGGTCCAGATGATTGCGCATTTCTACTATAAAGCAAAGAGACCTTCGTGGATAGACAAGGCTAACGTAACCCCGTACTGCTAG